The proteins below come from a single Ruficoccus amylovorans genomic window:
- a CDS encoding type II secretion system protein — protein sequence MQARISQAQTHIRGNNQRTRLSGTTAPAPGRSCTPAFSLIELLTVIAVIAILSAILIPVVQYTRQSARESTSISNLRQIATALNLYATEHEGRYPPGYFYKPGEGERIWTVELSPYLNQESGSGESARNIFVSPLAEIPVRDGSFRQGVVPSTYSVHGLICADISNGDTRLRQSGILRPTEVILVGEGTQRSNSSYSNASFSNPSAFRTSDSPEPLDRLIPTGSDADGVGGALRYRARGAVPVAFVDGHTELMKKGTVTYANVIADR from the coding sequence TTGCAGGCACGCATATCACAGGCGCAAACCCACATCCGCGGAAACAACCAGCGCACGCGTCTCTCCGGCACGACGGCCCCGGCACCGGGCCGCAGTTGCACCCCCGCCTTCAGCCTGATTGAACTGCTGACGGTGATTGCGGTCATCGCCATCCTCAGCGCCATCCTCATCCCCGTCGTCCAGTACACCCGTCAGTCGGCCCGGGAATCGACCTCCATCAGCAACCTGCGCCAGATTGCCACCGCGTTGAATCTCTACGCCACCGAGCACGAGGGCCGTTACCCGCCCGGCTACTTCTATAAGCCCGGCGAGGGCGAGCGCATCTGGACAGTCGAGCTTTCGCCCTACCTCAACCAGGAGAGCGGCTCCGGCGAGAGCGCCAGAAACATTTTCGTCTCGCCGCTGGCGGAAATCCCGGTCCGTGACGGCAGTTTCAGGCAGGGTGTCGTCCCCTCCACCTATTCCGTGCACGGCCTGATCTGCGCAGACATCAGCAACGGGGACACACGCCTGCGCCAATCCGGAATCCTAAGGCCGACCGAGGTCATTCTCGTCGGCGAGGGCACGCAGCGCAGCAACAGCAGTTACTCCAACGCCAGCTTTTCCAACCCTTCCGCCTTTCGCACCTCCGACAGCCCGGAACCCCTGGACCGGCTGATCCCGACCGGATCGGACGCCGATGGTGTCGGCGGAGCTCTCCGCTACCGTGCCCGCGGTGCCGTCCCCGTGGCCTTTGTGGACGGCCACACGGAGTTGATGAAAAAAGGCACCGTGACCTATGCCAACGTCATTGCTGACCGCTAG
- a CDS encoding family 20 glycosylhydrolase, producing the protein MSKIHGFMIDSARCLEKREFYERLIDFCAGQGMNTLLWHFSDDQGCSLDFTGVPGIGDPHAYSGDEMRALVRYAQDRGVTLIPELETLGHSRYLTRHPAYHHLKESDDDFTAICPLHPDTRALMQKLLRELTDIFPSEYIHVGLDEVNLGGHPLTAEALRTRREVDIFAEYVRFIHGELQALGRKMIMWVDQASYDTGLLDIIPADIVIALWQYAPEVTDGLTRSVLDKGFQALLCPGLITYDQQALPGDFALPNIERMCSYQSLRGRGEILGALTTIWTPMRYLHDCLWPALRVASDAMATGSLTLVRSVRSHVEDFHGAVPHPDLVQPLCRMFELSPRRDEYLAILKAEPGSNTVAHLQQRSEDWNEVFDCLSGATGHIRRERRAYETLCKFTGWMAYLYRRGAVLAEQGPGTILDDTLAAEGRDWLAWLETVWEHERFPDDPRRHTPLFPWERNEYLLINFRHSLSACAPTPEDVALSAS; encoded by the coding sequence ATGAGCAAGATACACGGATTTATGATCGACAGCGCCCGCTGTCTGGAGAAACGCGAGTTCTACGAGCGGCTCATCGATTTTTGTGCCGGGCAAGGGATGAATACCCTGCTGTGGCACTTCAGCGACGACCAGGGGTGCAGCCTGGATTTCACGGGGGTGCCCGGCATCGGAGATCCACATGCCTACTCGGGGGACGAGATGCGGGCGCTGGTCCGCTACGCGCAGGACCGGGGTGTCACGCTCATCCCCGAATTGGAAACGCTCGGCCACTCGCGTTACCTGACCCGCCACCCCGCGTACCACCACTTGAAGGAGAGCGACGACGACTTTACCGCGATCTGTCCCTTGCACCCGGACACACGCGCACTGATGCAGAAACTCCTGCGCGAGCTCACGGACATTTTCCCCTCCGAGTACATCCACGTCGGGCTCGACGAGGTCAACCTCGGCGGCCATCCGCTGACCGCGGAGGCTTTGCGTACACGTCGCGAGGTGGATATTTTCGCCGAGTACGTCCGCTTCATCCACGGAGAGCTTCAGGCGCTCGGACGCAAAATGATCATGTGGGTCGATCAGGCCAGTTACGACACCGGACTGCTGGATATCATCCCGGCCGACATCGTCATCGCGCTCTGGCAGTACGCGCCCGAAGTCACCGACGGACTCACCCGCTCCGTACTGGATAAAGGCTTCCAGGCGCTGCTCTGCCCGGGGCTGATTACTTACGACCAGCAGGCGCTGCCGGGCGACTTCGCTCTGCCAAACATCGAGCGCATGTGCTCCTACCAATCCCTGCGCGGACGCGGCGAAATCCTCGGCGCCCTCACAACCATATGGACGCCGATGCGCTACCTGCACGACTGCCTGTGGCCCGCACTCCGTGTCGCCTCCGATGCGATGGCTACCGGTTCGCTCACCCTTGTGCGCTCCGTGCGTTCGCATGTAGAGGATTTCCACGGGGCTGTCCCCCATCCCGATCTCGTCCAACCGCTGTGCCGCATGTTTGAACTTTCCCCCCGGCGCGACGAATACCTGGCCATCCTCAAAGCCGAGCCGGGCAGCAATACCGTCGCCCACTTACAGCAACGGTCCGAAGACTGGAACGAAGTCTTTGATTGCTTGAGTGGCGCCACCGGTCACATCCGCCGCGAGCGGCGAGCCTACGAGACGTTGTGTAAATTCACCGGCTGGATGGCCTACCTCTACCGACGAGGCGCCGTTCTCGCCGAACAGGGACCAGGCACGATCCTCGACGACACCCTCGCCGCTGAAGGCCGCGACTGGCTGGCCTGGCTCGAAACGGTCTGGGAACACGAACGCTTCCCCGACGACCCGCGCAGGCACACCCCCCTCTTCCCTTGGGAACGCAACGAATACCTGCTGATCAACTTCCGGCACAGCCTGAGCGCCTGTGCTCCCACGCCCGAAGATGTCGCGCTGAGCGCATCCTGA
- a CDS encoding ROK family transcriptional regulator, translating into MNNRKQAQVANRLRVLRLIYSREEYSQRRIAAETHMQASTISNIIAELISSGLVVEGEARESRRVGPKETLLRINPQAACSVGINFHAAAHEICVFDGDGTLLAEAVFEKDWDEKMPARLPAQIKSLARKAGLDMAQLCGVGVSVPGVVNRERGTVILSRALNLQNYPMQEHLQSKLKLPVFVDRNVNYGSYYEQHMNPGEYWYNSGYLLVKRNRVVSLGSPYSLGLAITVNGEIYRGANYAAGELEAVGEEDAVLIPSELRKMGLRGHDDATVFFSRLGRHLASVVNLLDIGHLVVATEYASMEGEYFNVLADALRGYLIPISNRVFDIRFAENGLADLSKGAALAVLHHSLETALARAY; encoded by the coding sequence ATGAATAACCGCAAGCAGGCTCAGGTCGCCAACCGGCTGCGTGTCCTGCGGCTGATTTATTCGCGCGAAGAGTACTCCCAGCGGCGGATTGCCGCGGAGACGCATATGCAGGCCTCCACGATCTCGAACATCATCGCGGAGCTTATCAGCTCGGGCCTGGTGGTGGAAGGCGAGGCGCGGGAGAGCCGACGGGTCGGCCCGAAGGAAACCCTGCTGCGCATCAATCCCCAGGCCGCCTGTTCGGTGGGGATCAACTTCCACGCCGCTGCGCACGAGATATGTGTTTTTGACGGGGACGGCACCTTGCTGGCGGAGGCTGTCTTTGAAAAGGACTGGGATGAAAAGATGCCCGCCCGTCTGCCCGCGCAGATCAAGTCGCTGGCCCGAAAGGCGGGACTGGACATGGCGCAACTCTGTGGGGTTGGCGTGTCCGTGCCCGGTGTCGTCAACCGCGAGAGGGGGACGGTGATTCTGTCGCGAGCGCTGAACCTGCAGAACTATCCGATGCAGGAGCACCTGCAAAGCAAGCTGAAGCTTCCGGTCTTCGTTGATCGCAACGTCAACTACGGCAGTTACTACGAGCAGCACATGAATCCGGGCGAGTATTGGTACAACTCCGGCTATTTGCTGGTGAAGCGCAATCGGGTTGTCTCGCTGGGCTCGCCCTATTCGCTGGGGCTGGCCATCACCGTCAACGGCGAGATCTACCGCGGGGCCAATTACGCGGCGGGCGAATTGGAGGCCGTGGGAGAGGAGGATGCGGTCCTGATTCCCTCGGAACTACGAAAAATGGGCCTGCGCGGGCACGACGATGCCACAGTCTTTTTCTCCCGACTGGGGCGGCATCTGGCCTCGGTTGTCAATCTGCTCGACATCGGCCACCTTGTCGTGGCGACCGAGTATGCCTCTATGGAGGGGGAGTATTTCAACGTGCTCGCGGATGCCTTGCGCGGCTACCTGATCCCGATTTCAAATCGCGTCTTCGACATTCGCTTCGCCGAAAACGGGCTGGCCGATCTCTCCAAAGGTGCCGCGCTCGCGGTCCTGCACCACTCGCTGGAGACGGCCTTGGCACGGGCGTATTGA
- a CDS encoding carbonic anhydrase — MINALEALSRLQEGNKRFATGIRSLDTMLSQAHKPDLVAGQAPFAVILGCSDSRVPVEIVFDQGLGDLFVIRVAGNVVASSQIGSVEFAAESFGTRLVVVMGHSRCGAISATLDAIRNPECKNTRGLSSIVNRIRPAVEELIHEGEDEATLKHRAVRSNVRMAAQSLRSGSELLERLILNEGLLVVGAEYSLETGLVDFFDGVPAEMRTEK; from the coding sequence ATGATTAATGCGTTGGAAGCACTCTCACGGCTGCAGGAAGGTAACAAGCGTTTCGCTACCGGTATACGTAGTCTTGATACTATGTTGAGCCAGGCTCACAAGCCGGACCTGGTGGCCGGGCAAGCGCCCTTTGCGGTCATTCTTGGATGCTCGGATTCGCGTGTGCCGGTGGAGATCGTGTTCGATCAGGGGCTTGGGGATCTTTTCGTCATCCGCGTGGCCGGTAATGTGGTGGCTTCCTCGCAGATCGGGAGTGTCGAGTTTGCGGCGGAATCTTTTGGCACCCGGCTGGTTGTCGTCATGGGGCATAGCCGTTGCGGGGCAATCAGCGCGACGCTTGACGCGATCCGCAACCCTGAGTGCAAAAATACCCGCGGCCTGTCGTCGATCGTGAACCGCATACGTCCGGCGGTTGAGGAACTGATCCACGAGGGCGAGGACGAGGCGACGCTCAAGCACCGGGCCGTCCGGTCCAATGTACGCATGGCCGCCCAGTCGCTCAGAAGCGGCTCCGAACTACTCGAACGCCTGATCCTCAACGAAGGCCTGCTGGTCGTTGGAGCCGAGTATTCGCTGGAAACCGGGCTGGTCGATTTCTTCGACGGCGTTCCAGCGGAAATGCGCACAGAGAAATAG
- a CDS encoding response regulator transcription factor, which yields MTAPLTIALIDDEPAIRRLLRTALEGEHHRTVEAGNGADGLICVAQRQPDVVLLDLGLPDMDGLEVLDRLREWTDVPVIIITVRDEPEEKIAALDSGADDFITKPFHTGELLARIRSVCKRLHPAEQGALLEAGPLRIDFLGRVVSAGGHPVELTPTEYRILQTLARHHGKIVTKSTLLQQVWGGAGTTTDEHLRVHLAAIRKKLRVRGCDDLIQTETGVGYRLAARKS from the coding sequence ATGACAGCTCCCCTGACCATCGCCCTCATCGACGACGAGCCCGCAATCCGGCGACTCCTTCGAACCGCGCTCGAAGGTGAACACCACCGCACCGTCGAGGCCGGCAACGGCGCAGACGGACTCATCTGCGTTGCCCAACGCCAGCCCGACGTGGTCCTGCTCGACCTCGGCCTGCCCGACATGGACGGGCTGGAAGTCCTCGACCGCCTGCGCGAGTGGACAGATGTTCCCGTCATCATCATCACAGTCCGAGACGAGCCCGAAGAGAAAATCGCCGCCCTGGACTCGGGGGCGGACGATTTCATCACCAAACCCTTTCACACCGGCGAACTGCTCGCCCGCATCCGTAGCGTCTGCAAGCGCCTCCACCCCGCCGAGCAGGGAGCCCTCCTTGAAGCCGGACCGCTTCGGATCGACTTTCTCGGACGCGTAGTGAGCGCGGGCGGACACCCCGTAGAGCTGACGCCGACCGAGTACCGTATTCTCCAGACTCTCGCCCGGCACCACGGCAAGATCGTCACAAAATCAACCCTGCTGCAACAGGTCTGGGGAGGCGCGGGCACTACCACCGACGAGCACCTGCGCGTCCACCTCGCCGCCATCCGCAAGAAGCTGCGCGTCCGCGGTTGCGACGACCTCATCCAGACCGAGACCGGAGTCGGCTACCGGCTAGCCGCGCGCAAGAGCTGA